The genomic stretch TTCAGGTTATCAGAGAGATTCCTATATTATCGGAGCCAGCACGCCAAGATTCGGATCCGGCGAAGCAAAGGGTACCCTGCATGAATCTGTACGGGGTGATGACCTTTATTTCATGGTGGATGTGTGTAATTACAGCCTTACTTATTCCCTGTGCGGGATGACCAATCATATGTCTCCTGATGATCACTTCCAGGATTTGAAGCGACTCATTGCAGCATCGGCAGGAAAAGCCCGCCGCATCAATGTGATCATGCCATTCCTATACGAGAGCAGACAGCATAAGAGATCCAGCAGAGAATCCTTAGACTGTGCGCTGGCCCTTCGGGAGTTGGTGAATATGGGAGTTGAGAACATCATCACCTTTGATGCTCATGACCCGAGAGTGCAGAATGCGATTCCTTTAAAGGGCTTTGAAACTGTTCAGCCTATTTACCAGTTTATCAAGTACTTACTGAAGGAAGAGAAAGAACTGGATATTGACAGCGAGCATATGATGGTCATCAGCCCGGATGAGGGAGGCATGGGACGTGCTGTATTCTTTGCCAATGTTCTTGGCCTTGATATGGGTATGTTCTATAAACGCAGGGATTATACTCAAATCGTGAATGGACGCAATCCCATCGTTGCCCACGAATTTTTGGGAAGCAGCGTAGAAGGCAAAGATGTGATCATAGTTGACGACATGATTTCTTCCGGCGAAAGCATGCTTGATGTAGCGAAGGAGCTTAAGAGAAGAAAAGCCAGGAAAGTATTTGTTTGCTCCACTTTTGGCCTTTTTACCAACGGTCTTGCAAAGTTTGATGAATATTATGAGAATGGATTTATTGACAGGATCCTTACGACCAATCTGGTCTATCAGACCCCTGATCTCTTATCCAGACCATACTATATCAATGTTGATATGAGTAAGTATATTGCACTTATCATAGATAATTTAAACCATGACGCATCCTTAAGCGAGCTTTTAAATCCAACGAAAAGAATTAACCGGCTTCTGGAGCGTTACCGCGCAGGTGACAGGTAAAAAGGGCATATGGAACGATTACCGAAGCAGAAACTGGTCTTAGTAGGCCTTACACTTTTCTCCATGTTTTTTGGGGCGGGAAATCTTATTTTTCCGCCCTTTTTGGGTGCATCCGCGGGAACGAATATCTGGATTGCCATGGCAGGCTTTGCGGTGACAGCCATCGGGTTTCCGGTTCTTGGTGTGGTTGCAGTGGCTAAGTCCGGCGGCCTTAATAAGTTGGCCGGCCATGTTCATCCCAGATTTGCATTTATTTTTACTCTGCTCATTTACTTATCCATAGGGCCGTGTCTCGCAATTCCCAGAACTGCCAGCACCTCCTTTGAGATGGCGGTGGTCCCCTTTTTAAAAGAAGGGGGCTCGGGAGCTCTCTCCCAGTTCCTTTATTCCGCCGTGTTCTTTACCATTGCTTTTGTCGTGTCATTGAAACCGGATAAATTAACAGACCGTCTGGGTAAGATAATGACTCCCTGCCTTTTGGCCCTGATCGTGGTAATATTTGCAGGCAGCGTAGTCCATCCGGCAGGCTCTTACGGGTTTCCGTCAAAGTCCTATGGGTCCAATCCATTTGTAAAAGGATTTCTTGAAGGGTATCTGACCATGGATACCATCGCTGCCCTGAACTTTGGAATTATTATCTCTTTGAATGTTCAGGCAATGGGAATCAAACAGGAAGCTTCCGTCGTAAAGGAAACCATTCAGGCCGGTTTCGTCGCCGGAGGTGTTCTTTTAATGGTATACAGTGCTCTGGCCCACGTGGGAGCCGTCACCGGCGGCGCAATGGGGCTGGGAGAAAACGGAGCTCAGACCTTGAACCAGGCGGTACGTTTTTTGTATGGGAATGTGGGGCTTGTGATGCTGGCCGCCATATTCTTCATTGCCTGTTTAAATACCTGCATCGGCCTTATCAGTTGCTGCAGCAGGTATTTCTGCACCATTGTACCAAAAGTGGGATACCGTGTATGGGCATTCACCTTCGCATTGGTGAGCCTGGTAATCTCCAATATCGGTCTTACCAGGATATTAGAAGTCTCTGTACCGGTGTTAAATGCCATTTACCCCATAGCCATTGTCCTCATTCTGCTGTCCTTTGGTTTTCCGGACGGAAGGAAGTGGAAGGCTGTTTATGTCTGTTCCATTAGTTTCACAGGAATCGTCAGTGTGCTTCTGTCCCTGGAACAGGCAGGTCTTAGCTTTTTAAATCCCGGGCTTTCCATGCTTCCTCTTTATGGTATGGGACTTGGCTGGATCGGGCCGGCTATTACAGGGCTTCTGGCTGGCGTTTTAGCCGGTTTAGCCGGATATAGGAACAGATCATAGGATCTATAGTAAAAAGACTGTCATGAGGCTTACAAGCCGTCATAACAGTCTTTTATTATTGGAACATTATCATGAGGTTAAATTTCTATCAGGTGATAGGGGATCAGGTTTGCGGTCAGCATCTGGGCCTCTCTCTGATGGCAGGTGAAGATAATAACCTGGTCGGAATAAGTGCTCACCAGCCATCTTAAAGCAGTCCGAAGCCTGTCGTCATCATATAGTACAAAACTGTCATCAAATATGAATGGCATCCGTTCGTTGCCCTCCTGAATCAAGGTGGCAGCCGCCAATCGAAGGGCCAGATAAACCTGGTCCATGGTGCCGCTGCTGACTTGTTCTAAAGGAACCAGCTTGGTTTTTGTATTCAGAAATACATTCAGGTTCTCATCTACGCTCATGCTGGTATAGATTCCCCCTGTGATCCCGGCGATAAGGTCAGAAGCTGTTTTATTTAGATATAGGCCAAAGGAGTCCCGGATAGAGGAGGAGAGGCTGGTCATGGTTTCCAGTGCTAAGTCAATGGCGGATATTTCTTCCCGGATCCGGTCGTTCTCCGCCAGGATGTGCTTAAGTCCTTCAGCCTGGGTTTTGCAGCTTGATAAGTGCTCCAGCTTTTTCTCAAGCTCCCACTGGCTTTTCTGCTGCTTTTCAATAGATTCCCCACAGTTCTCCTGCTTTTTTGAAAGCTCCTCAATATCTTTCGCTTTCTGAGCGATGACGGCTTCCGATTTGGCTACCGCTGAGCATAAGCGGGTGAACTCTGCCATCTTTGTCTGGAATGCGCGGATCGTTTCTGAAGATATCTCAGTATTTCCCAAATGTCTGGATAGGATCTCCTGCAGGATCTTGGCGCTCATTTCCATGTCCTTTTGGCTATGCCTCAGCCGTAAAAACAGAATCAGGCCGATCAGGTAGAAAATCGTGGCGGTTCCAATAAAAATACCTAACAAAAGGATGAGGTCAAGTCCATAGTAAGCGGTGAAATAATTTGCTTCTCCCAGATAATAAAGTACTCCCGTGCCGCATAACAGCAAGGTGGCGATGACCAGGGAAAGGACAGAAAAGATCTTTCTTGGTTTTTTATTGCAGGCCGCCCTGGCTTCCATATATTCGTCATAGTTTTCCTGGGCCTTTGCCTGGCAGGCGTTTATAGACGCCTGGTCGGAAAACTGGTTGCTGTTCAGTACCTGCCTGCCCCTTGCGGCTTTTTGAAGAAGTTCTTCCTTTTCTTTCTGCTGTTCATCCATGGATACCCTGATATGGGAGCGGAGCTTATGGTATTCCTGAATCTGGTTTTCATACTCCGGAGATGAGATTTCCTTTTCTGTGTTGCGGATTTCGCTTAATAACGAGGTATAAGTCCGGGCCGCTTCCGGAACCATCTGGGATTCCAGCTCCTTTTTCTGTGACTTTAAAAAGGCGGCAGCCTTTGTGATGTTAAGGGCTAAGTTTCCCGTGGTGTTTAAGTTGGCTATGTAATTTTTAAGTTCGGAAACCATGCCCTCATCGGTAGCGCTTTTAAGCTGGCCGATGCTGACGGTGTTAATGTATGCCGATTCGCTTAAACCGCATAATAAGTCATCTAAAAATGCCTTAGTCGGCTCAATCTCCCGTCCGGCGGTTTCATCTACGATCTTAAACTCTTTTTTATTCTTCTGGAAGGTGCGCTCGATCCGGTAAATGTGATCCTTATGCTCCAGCCGTATCTGCCCCTCATAAGTGCCGCTGTTTTCCCAAGGCTCGAATTTTGTGTAAAGATCATTCCGGGATGCACGGCCTCTCTGGCGTTCAATACCGAAAAGCATTCCCCGGATGAATGTATGGATGGTGGATTTTCCGGCCTCATTTTTCCCATATACAATGTTTAGCCCATCCCGGAAGGTAAGGTTTCTGCCATGGAATTTCCCAAAGCCATTGATATAGATATCAATTATTTTCATGGGGTCAGCTCCTTTCGTCCGTTGTACGAAGCAATGCGTTAATGCCGTAATGAAGGGCCTTTTTTTCCACCGGGCTCATCTCTGGTTTCTGAAGGGCCTGGATAAAGAAACCGATCATATCGCTGGGGTGTTCGGCAAACAATGCGGGAAAATCATACTGAGGTTCAGATTCGTCAATGATTTCCATGATCTTAAAACGGGTGGAAAGCATCTCTAAGTCAAAGGAAATGTCAGGGTCCCTCATGCCGCGGATTCGAAACCGGAATATGTTTTCCGATCCCCGGTTCTGGATTTCCTGGGTGATTTTCATGGCAAGCTCCGTATTGGTAGTGGCAGTTGTTACATTAACTGCCAGGGAGATGTACTGGAGCTTTGCAAGGGGAATAAACCTTAAGGAAGTCACCATACGGGTCACCTCATTGATCTCCCCCACCATCATGCCGTGCTGCCCGGATTCTGTCTTATCAAGCGGCTCTAAGGAACCGGCAAATGCCATACGGTTTTCCAGTAAGATCTCCGGCCGGTGGATGTGCCCCATGGCAATGTAGGAAAAGTCCAGATTGGCCATGGCGCCCTTGTCAAATGGGATGTGGTTGGCATCGCCCCCATGACCAAGAAGGACATGGATGCGCCCGTTGTTGGGCACCTTTAAATGATCAAGGCGGTTTTCGGGGATTTCTGCTGAGTGGTAACTGAAACCGTAAACCTCGGTATTGATGTCCTTAAAGTAAACACTTTCCAGCTCCCCTCCCATGAGATAAGATACATTGGGAGCCCAGGTGAAGCTTAAAAGGGCAGAGTTGTTCCGGATGCGGTCATGGTTACCGGCAATGATGACCACATGGACATCCGGTATGGTGGTAAATAGAAAATTTACTTCTTTCAAATCTCTGGCCAGGGGCTGGCGGTGAAATAAGTCTCCGGAAATAAAGAGGCAGTTGGCTTCCAGGGCCTTTGCCTGGCTGACCGCCTTTGCAAAGGTGTCCTTGATGTCCTGATACCGTTCCTTGCTCCATGGCTTATCGCTGTCCGGGCTCATGCCCCAGTGAACATCTGCAATATGTATGAATTTCATTATCATTACCTCGCTGGTCCTCTGCATAGCTGAACTGAAACCACAAATTCCCTGCCTTTTGGGAAGGGAATTTGCGGTACAGGCTTAAAGCTCGCAGTTGTTGACAGTTCTTGGGAATGGAACCACGTCACGGATGTTGCCCATTCCGGTAAGATACATCACGCAGCGCTCAAAGCCAAGGCCAAAGCCTGCATGGCGGGTAGAACCGTATTTTCTTAAGTCAAGATAGAATTCGTAATCCTCTTTCTCAAGGCCAAGCTCGTCCATACGTGCCACAAGCTTGTCATAATTGTCCTCTCTCTGGCTTCCTCCGATGATCTCGCCGATTCCGGGTACCAGGCAGTCTACGGCAGCCACGGTCTTATTATCCGGATTCAGCTTCATGTAGAAGGCCTTGATCTCCTTTGGATAGTCTGTTACGAATACAGGCTTCTTATAGAGCTGCTCGGTTAAATAGCGCTCATGCTCGGTCTGTAAGTCACAGCCCCAGAACACCTTATAGTCAAATTCCTCATTGTGCTTCTCCAGAAGCTCTATGGCCTCGGTGTAAGTCACACGGGCAAATTCAGAGTTTAAAACATGGTTTAAGCGGTTAAGTAGCTCCTTGTCCACAAACTGATTGAAGAAGTTCATCTCTTCCGGTGCATGCTCCAGGACGAAACGGATCACATATTTAAGCATGGCTTCTGCCAGCTCCATATTATCATCCAAATCGGCAAAGGCCATCTCCGGCTCAATCATCCAGAACTCTGCCGCATGGCGGGTGGTATTGGAGTTTTCTGCACGGAACGTAGGTCCAAAGGTATAAACATTGCGGAATGCCATAGCATAGGTCTCCGCATTGAGCTGGCCGCTTACGGTTAAGTTGGTAGGCTTTGCAAAGAAGTCCTGGGTGAAATCCACAGACCCTTCCTTAGTCTTTGGAATATCTGTTAAATCCATAGTAGTAACCTGGAACATCTCACCGGCGCCCTCACAGTCGCTTCCGGTAATGATGGGGGTGTGTACATACACAAAGTCCCTTTCCTGGAAGAACTGGTGAATGGCATAAGCGATCAGAGAACGCACACGGAAAACAGCCTGAAAGGTATTGGTCCTGGGACGCAGATGGGAAATGGTTCTTAAATATTCAAAGGAATGGCGCTTTTTCTGAAGGGGATAGTCCGGTGTAGAAGTCCCTTCAACAATAATTTTATCCGCCTGGATCTCAAATGGCTGTTTTGCATCGGGAGTGGGTACCAGGGTACCGGTGACGATAACAGCGGTTCCTACATTGAGTTTGGATATTTCAGAGAAATTTTCCATAGTGTCATGATAGACGACCTGAAGTGTTTCAAAATAAGTTCCGTCATTTAAAACAATGAATCCAAATGATTTGGAATCCCGTAAACTTCTCACCCAGCCTCCGATCGTAACCTGCGTGTTAAGAAGTGATTCTTTGTCTTTATATATTTGTCTTACAGTGATTAAATCCATAGTGGCTTCTCCTTTTACATGTTCGCATACTTAGTAAGATTATACTGTATTTCGAGCATTGATTCAAGGGGGAAGGGTGTAAAAACGCAAGATATGGCTTAAAATGTAAAAGAATCGAAAAAAGCATGAAAAATGTCGGAAAATGCACAAAAAATTATCATAATAATTCAAAATTTTGTTCACTATTTTCTGAATATGTGTTATAATGCTAGTACAATAAAATTACAACAGCGAGAGGTGATAACGTGATCAAGAAAGAAATGATTGCCATGCTTTTGGCAGGCGGGCAGGGAAGCCGGTTAGGCGTGTTAACGCAAAAAGTGGCCAAACCAGCAGTATCATTTGGCGGCAAGTACCGTATAATTGATTTCCCACTCAGTAACTGCATCAACTCAGGAGTAGATACAGTGGGAGTTCTGACTCAGTATCAGCCATTGCGCTTAAATACCCATATCGGGATCGGCATCCCATGGGATTTGGACCGGAACGTTGGCGGCGTCACGATCCTTCCTCCCTATGAAAAGAGCAAGGGCAGTGATTGGTATACTGGAACGGCAAATGCCATCTATCAGAACCTCGAATATATGGAAACTTACAATCCGGACTATGTCCTCATATTGTCAGGAGACCATATCTATAAGATGGATTATGAGGTCATGCTGGAATACCATAAAGCGAATAATGCTGATATCACCATTGCTGCTATGCCGGTGCCGATTGAGGAAGCCAGCCGTTTTGGAATCCTTATAACCGATGAGAGCAACCGTATCACGGAGTTTGAAGAAAAACCGGTAAATCCAAGAAGCAACCTGGCATCCATGGGTATCTACATATTCAGCTGGAAAGTATTAAAAGAGGCACTGATCAAGATGTCTGAAGTACCGGGCTGTGATTTCGGAAAGCATATCATTCCATACTGCTTCGAGGCAGGGGACCGGGTATTTGCCTATGAATACAATGGTTATTGGAAGGATGTGGGAACTTTAAGCTCTTACTGGGAAGCTAATATGGAGCTGATTGATATCATTCCCGAATTTAACCTTTATGAGGAGTACTGGAAGATCTATACAAAGAGCGACATCATACCGCCTCAATATGTGTCGGAAGAGGCTGTTATAGACAGAAGCATCATCGGAGAAGGGTCAGAAATCTGCGGAGAAATCCACAATTCCGTTATTGGTGCCGGTGTTACCATTAAAAAGGGAGCCGTGGTCAGGGATTCCATCATCATGAGGGAATGCGTACTGGGAGAGAATGTCAAGATCCAGAAGGCCATTATCGCTGAAAATGTAAAGATAGGAGCGAACTCTGAGCTTGGTTGCGGGGAATTTGCCCCCAGCAAATATGATCCCAAGGTCTATCAGTCCGATCTGGTAACAGTCGGTGAGAATTCAACCATACCGGAAAATGTGAAGGTAGGTAAGAATACGGCAATCGTCGGTGAAACAACAGCAGAAGATTATACTGACGGTGAGCTGGCTGGCGGAGACTACATCATAAAGGCAGGTGGCATACGATGAGAGCGATAGGAATTGTATTAGCAGGCGGAAACAGTAAGAGAATGCGGGAATTATCCAATAAAAGGGCGATCTCGGCCATGCCCATTGCCGGCAATTACCGCAGCATTGATTTTGCCCTCAGCAATATGACGAATTCCCATATTCAGAACGTAGCGGTTTTAACTCAGTATAATTCCAGATCGCTTCATCTGCATTTGAGCTCTTCCAAATGGTGGGATTTTGGTAGAAAGCAGGGGGGATTGTTTGTATTCACTCCAACTATAACCGCAGAAAGCAGTGACTGGTACCGGGGAACTGCAGATGCGCTTTTCCAGAACCTTACATTCTTAAAGAACAGCCATGAACCCTATGTTGTTATTGCGGCAGGTGACGGCATCTATAAGCTGGATTATGGAAAAGTTCTGGAATATCATATTGAGAAGAAGGCTGATATTACCGTCGTATGCACGGAGCTTCCGCAGGGAGAGGATATCACACGATTCGGTCTGGTGAGAACCAATGAAGACGGAAGGATCACAGACTTTGAGGAAAAGCCTATGGTCGCATCTTCTAATGTCGTATCCTGCGGTATTTATGTCATCCGCAGACGGCAGCTGATTGAGCTCATTGAGCGCTGCGCTATGGAAGACCGTTATGATTTTGTAAACGATATTCTGATACGTTACCGGAACCTAAAGAGGATTTATGCTTATAAGATGAATACTTACTGGAGGAATATTGCTTCTGTTGAGTCTTACTACAAGACCAACATGGATTTCCTGAAATCGGAAGTGAGGGATTATTTCTTCCGCCAGTACCCGGATGTTTATTCTAAAATAGATGATTTGCCTCCGGCAAAGTATAATCCGGGAGCCTCAGTTAAGAACAGTTTGATATCCAGCGGCAGCATTGTCAATGGAGTGGTCGAAAATTCTGTTCTGTTTAAAAAGGCATATGTAGGCAATAACTGTGTCATTAAAAATTCTATTATTTTAAATGACGTTTACATAGGTGATAATACGGTTATTGAAAATTGTATAGTGGAAAGCCGGGATACGATCCGGGCAAATACCACTCATATTGGAACACCGGACAATATAAAAATTGTCTTAGAGAAAAACGAAAGATACACATTATAAGGAAATGCGGGGGAAAGCTTGACATGCAGATTACAGACGTGAGGGTTAGACGTATTGAAAAAGAAGGAAAGATGAAAGCAATAGTATCCATTACTCTTGATAATGAATTTGTAATTCATGATATCAAGGTAATCGAAGGGGAGAAGGGGCTATTTATTGCTATGCCAAGCCGCAAGGCTGCAGATGGGGAATACCGGGATATTGCACATCCCATTAATTCCGACACCCGTGATATGATCCAGAGGGTCATTCTGGATAAGTATGAGACCACGGCATTAGAGATGCCGGAGGTGACGGCATTTGCTTAATAAGTCTTTTAATCCGCAGGCAGGGGTGACTCTGCCTGCGGATTTTTGTATGTGACTCTCCTTAAATACAGGATTTACACGGGGCTCTTTTTGGGGTTATAATAAAAAGTAATAATTTTGGAAAGGTAGATGAAAACATGACGATAAAAATAGGTATTGCAGGCTATGGGAATCTGGGAAAAGGGGTGGAATGTGCCATCCGCCATAATCCGGATCTTGAGCTTTCTGCCGTATTTACCAGAAGAGATCCGGCATCATTAACCCTTCTTACTCCGGGTGTAAAGGTGTATTCCATGGAGGAAGCTATTTCAAAAAAGGATTCCATTGATGTGATGATCCTCTGTGGCGGAAGCGCAGCAGATCTTCCGGTACAGACTCCCCTTCTTGCCAGACATTTCAATGTAGTGGACAGCTTTGACACCCACGCACGGATCCCCCGGCATTTTGAAGCAGTGGATGAGGCGGCAAAGGAAGGAAACAAGGTTGGGATCATATCCGTTGGCTGGGACCCGGGCATGTTTTCCTTAAACCGCCTGTATGGAGAGTCCATTTTACCGGGCGGCCATGATTATACGTTCTGGGGCAGGGGCGTAAGCCAGGGCCATTCCGATGCGATCCGCAGGATCGAAGGTGTCCGGGATGCCAGACAGTATACCATTCCGGTTGAAGAAGCCCTCGAAGCGGTCCGCAGCGGAAAAAATCCAGAACTGTCCACCAGAGAGAAGCATACCCGCGAATGTTTTGTAGTGGCGGAAGAGAATGCGGATTTAGACCGGATCAGGAAAGAAATCGTATCTATGCCCAATTATTTTGCAGATTATGATACTACGGTTCATTTTATCAGCGAAGAGGAACTTAACCGGGACCACAGGGGAATTCCCCATGGAGGATTTGTCATTAGGACCGGAAAGACAGGCTGGGAGGATGAGAACAGCCATGTGATCGAATACAGCCTAAAGCTGGATTCCAATCCGGAATTTACGGCCTCCGTGCTGACGGCTTATGCTAGAGCCGCTTATCGTTTGAATCAAGAAGGCCAGAGCGGATGTAAAACCGTGCTTGATATTGCTCCGGCATATTTAAGTGCCTTTAGCGGAAAAGAGCTGAGAGGACGTCTGTTATAATTCAGAGGCAGGAGGAATAGAGAATGGCAGCGAGAAAAGAAATGGTCCTGTATTATCAGCCTGAAAAGGACAGGCAGAGCGGAA from Lacrimispora sphenoides JCM 1415 encodes the following:
- a CDS encoding diaminopimelate dehydrogenase, which produces MTIKIGIAGYGNLGKGVECAIRHNPDLELSAVFTRRDPASLTLLTPGVKVYSMEEAISKKDSIDVMILCGGSAADLPVQTPLLARHFNVVDSFDTHARIPRHFEAVDEAAKEGNKVGIISVGWDPGMFSLNRLYGESILPGGHDYTFWGRGVSQGHSDAIRRIEGVRDARQYTIPVEEALEAVRSGKNPELSTREKHTRECFVVAEENADLDRIRKEIVSMPNYFADYDTTVHFISEEELNRDHRGIPHGGFVIRTGKTGWEDENSHVIEYSLKLDSNPEFTASVLTAYARAAYRLNQEGQSGCKTVLDIAPAYLSAFSGKELRGRLL
- a CDS encoding ATP-binding protein — its product is MKIIDIYINGFGKFHGRNLTFRDGLNIVYGKNEAGKSTIHTFIRGMLFGIERQRGRASRNDLYTKFEPWENSGTYEGQIRLEHKDHIYRIERTFQKNKKEFKIVDETAGREIEPTKAFLDDLLCGLSESAYINTVSIGQLKSATDEGMVSELKNYIANLNTTGNLALNITKAAAFLKSQKKELESQMVPEAARTYTSLLSEIRNTEKEISSPEYENQIQEYHKLRSHIRVSMDEQQKEKEELLQKAARGRQVLNSNQFSDQASINACQAKAQENYDEYMEARAACNKKPRKIFSVLSLVIATLLLCGTGVLYYLGEANYFTAYYGLDLILLLGIFIGTATIFYLIGLILFLRLRHSQKDMEMSAKILQEILSRHLGNTEISSETIRAFQTKMAEFTRLCSAVAKSEAVIAQKAKDIEELSKKQENCGESIEKQQKSQWELEKKLEHLSSCKTQAEGLKHILAENDRIREEISAIDLALETMTSLSSSIRDSFGLYLNKTASDLIAGITGGIYTSMSVDENLNVFLNTKTKLVPLEQVSSGTMDQVYLALRLAAATLIQEGNERMPFIFDDSFVLYDDDRLRTALRWLVSTYSDQVIIFTCHQREAQMLTANLIPYHLIEI
- the glgD gene encoding glucose-1-phosphate adenylyltransferase subunit GlgD yields the protein MRAIGIVLAGGNSKRMRELSNKRAISAMPIAGNYRSIDFALSNMTNSHIQNVAVLTQYNSRSLHLHLSSSKWWDFGRKQGGLFVFTPTITAESSDWYRGTADALFQNLTFLKNSHEPYVVIAAGDGIYKLDYGKVLEYHIEKKADITVVCTELPQGEDITRFGLVRTNEDGRITDFEEKPMVASSNVVSCGIYVIRRRQLIELIERCAMEDRYDFVNDILIRYRNLKRIYAYKMNTYWRNIASVESYYKTNMDFLKSEVRDYFFRQYPDVYSKIDDLPPAKYNPGASVKNSLISSGSIVNGVVENSVLFKKAYVGNNCVIKNSIILNDVYIGDNTVIENCIVESRDTIRANTTHIGTPDNIKIVLEKNERYTL
- a CDS encoding metallophosphoesterase family protein, coding for MKFIHIADVHWGMSPDSDKPWSKERYQDIKDTFAKAVSQAKALEANCLFISGDLFHRQPLARDLKEVNFLFTTIPDVHVVIIAGNHDRIRNNSALLSFTWAPNVSYLMGGELESVYFKDINTEVYGFSYHSAEIPENRLDHLKVPNNGRIHVLLGHGGDANHIPFDKGAMANLDFSYIAMGHIHRPEILLENRMAFAGSLEPLDKTESGQHGMMVGEINEVTRMVTSLRFIPLAKLQYISLAVNVTTATTNTELAMKITQEIQNRGSENIFRFRIRGMRDPDISFDLEMLSTRFKIMEIIDESEPQYDFPALFAEHPSDMIGFFIQALQKPEMSPVEKKALHYGINALLRTTDERS
- the asnS gene encoding asparagine--tRNA ligase: MDLITVRQIYKDKESLLNTQVTIGGWVRSLRDSKSFGFIVLNDGTYFETLQVVYHDTMENFSEISKLNVGTAVIVTGTLVPTPDAKQPFEIQADKIIVEGTSTPDYPLQKKRHSFEYLRTISHLRPRTNTFQAVFRVRSLIAYAIHQFFQERDFVYVHTPIITGSDCEGAGEMFQVTTMDLTDIPKTKEGSVDFTQDFFAKPTNLTVSGQLNAETYAMAFRNVYTFGPTFRAENSNTTRHAAEFWMIEPEMAFADLDDNMELAEAMLKYVIRFVLEHAPEEMNFFNQFVDKELLNRLNHVLNSEFARVTYTEAIELLEKHNEEFDYKVFWGCDLQTEHERYLTEQLYKKPVFVTDYPKEIKAFYMKLNPDNKTVAAVDCLVPGIGEIIGGSQREDNYDKLVARMDELGLEKEDYEFYLDLRKYGSTRHAGFGLGFERCVMYLTGMGNIRDVVPFPRTVNNCEL
- a CDS encoding ribose-phosphate pyrophosphokinase, yielding MLYEEKTIETIPVGPLGLIPLKSCKELGDKVNDYLVSWRQERESEHKSTIAFSGYQRDSYIIGASTPRFGSGEAKGTLHESVRGDDLYFMVDVCNYSLTYSLCGMTNHMSPDDHFQDLKRLIAASAGKARRINVIMPFLYESRQHKRSSRESLDCALALRELVNMGVENIITFDAHDPRVQNAIPLKGFETVQPIYQFIKYLLKEEKELDIDSEHMMVISPDEGGMGRAVFFANVLGLDMGMFYKRRDYTQIVNGRNPIVAHEFLGSSVEGKDVIIVDDMISSGESMLDVAKELKRRKARKVFVCSTFGLFTNGLAKFDEYYENGFIDRILTTNLVYQTPDLLSRPYYINVDMSKYIALIIDNLNHDASLSELLNPTKRINRLLERYRAGDR
- the spoVG gene encoding septation regulator SpoVG, with product MQITDVRVRRIEKEGKMKAIVSITLDNEFVIHDIKVIEGEKGLFIAMPSRKAADGEYRDIAHPINSDTRDMIQRVILDKYETTALEMPEVTAFA
- a CDS encoding glucose-1-phosphate adenylyltransferase codes for the protein MIKKEMIAMLLAGGQGSRLGVLTQKVAKPAVSFGGKYRIIDFPLSNCINSGVDTVGVLTQYQPLRLNTHIGIGIPWDLDRNVGGVTILPPYEKSKGSDWYTGTANAIYQNLEYMETYNPDYVLILSGDHIYKMDYEVMLEYHKANNADITIAAMPVPIEEASRFGILITDESNRITEFEEKPVNPRSNLASMGIYIFSWKVLKEALIKMSEVPGCDFGKHIIPYCFEAGDRVFAYEYNGYWKDVGTLSSYWEANMELIDIIPEFNLYEEYWKIYTKSDIIPPQYVSEEAVIDRSIIGEGSEICGEIHNSVIGAGVTIKKGAVVRDSIIMRECVLGENVKIQKAIIAENVKIGANSELGCGEFAPSKYDPKVYQSDLVTVGENSTIPENVKVGKNTAIVGETTAEDYTDGELAGGDYIIKAGGIR
- the brnQ gene encoding branched-chain amino acid transport system II carrier protein yields the protein MERLPKQKLVLVGLTLFSMFFGAGNLIFPPFLGASAGTNIWIAMAGFAVTAIGFPVLGVVAVAKSGGLNKLAGHVHPRFAFIFTLLIYLSIGPCLAIPRTASTSFEMAVVPFLKEGGSGALSQFLYSAVFFTIAFVVSLKPDKLTDRLGKIMTPCLLALIVVIFAGSVVHPAGSYGFPSKSYGSNPFVKGFLEGYLTMDTIAALNFGIIISLNVQAMGIKQEASVVKETIQAGFVAGGVLLMVYSALAHVGAVTGGAMGLGENGAQTLNQAVRFLYGNVGLVMLAAIFFIACLNTCIGLISCCSRYFCTIVPKVGYRVWAFTFALVSLVISNIGLTRILEVSVPVLNAIYPIAIVLILLSFGFPDGRKWKAVYVCSISFTGIVSVLLSLEQAGLSFLNPGLSMLPLYGMGLGWIGPAITGLLAGVLAGLAGYRNRS